A region from the Brassica napus cultivar Da-Ae chromosome C8, Da-Ae, whole genome shotgun sequence genome encodes:
- the LOC106415357 gene encoding uncharacterized protein LOC106415357 isoform X1, with translation MDAEKPVLTDVPVMEISLEADTNPEADVVVTPTIAGEVVTDGEKSKAGKKLAKAPRAKLLSQYSQNPHHIMRGHVFTVGCRGCDLSIKDQYMSSTLCEIKQSDQEVRRLQLWR, from the exons ATGGATGCAGAGAAGCCTGTTTTAACCGATGTGCCTGTGATGGAGATCTCTCTTGAAGCTGACACAAACCCTGAAGCCGATGTGGTGGTGACACCTACAATAGCAG GTGAAGTGGTGACGGATGGTGAGAAGTCGAAGGCAGGGAAGAAGCTAGCTAAGGCTCCACGGGCAAAGCTACTTTCTCAGTATTCTCAG AACCCACACCATATCATGAGGGGCCATGTATTCACTGTTGGGTGCCGAGGATGTGATTTATCTATCAAAGACCAATATATGTCCAGCACCCTGTGTGAAATCAAGCAGTCTGAT CAGGAGGTCCGTCGGTTGCAACTCTGGAGATAG
- the LOC106415357 gene encoding uncharacterized protein LOC106415357 isoform X2 has translation MDAEKPVLTDVPVMEISLEADTNPEADVVVTPTIAGEVVTDGEKSKAGKKLAKAPRAKLLSQYSQNPHHIMRGHVFTVGCRGCDLSIKDQYMSSTLCEIKQSDEVRRLQLWR, from the exons ATGGATGCAGAGAAGCCTGTTTTAACCGATGTGCCTGTGATGGAGATCTCTCTTGAAGCTGACACAAACCCTGAAGCCGATGTGGTGGTGACACCTACAATAGCAG GTGAAGTGGTGACGGATGGTGAGAAGTCGAAGGCAGGGAAGAAGCTAGCTAAGGCTCCACGGGCAAAGCTACTTTCTCAGTATTCTCAG AACCCACACCATATCATGAGGGGCCATGTATTCACTGTTGGGTGCCGAGGATGTGATTTATCTATCAAAGACCAATATATGTCCAGCACCCTGTGTGAAATCAAGCAGTCTGAT GAGGTCCGTCGGTTGCAACTCTGGAGATAG
- the LOC106415356 gene encoding ankyrin repeat protein SKIP35-like, with product MEKEAVFDDIKLSDDEIYYPDEPYCSEKNEEGEGASNVVFSREAPLIGKDPAGTSPGECCGCSAKKLNFKASEDLIDKENNSQQKKLSRQERIELGRVFQGAVASMDWERAERLIQLADPLTLNDFLCVGLDSVWFLTTKQEFQGITGLIKKIVCHGAHDFTRATLRTSFLASCVSACHSRTMSLADSVTVMAQRLQERLQECNGDEILKAEAGAKVQKFTEWALKCIGFHSRCQRARDRVSHSSPTEIELQLSAFKMFLELAGNHLSGRDFTEAFDAACFPLTLFSNSFDPGWASGISSTVIQGLLGMLVEGGADNVNQCFLEASRFGSTELVRVLLHIAQRNSLDVDVDLALGFASHYCKLGTMKCLVEEGNAIAFLGPLMRAAERGCMQVVQWFVKRGCRDMELCLALTAATSSSQVEVAAYLLPFVPSPVLTALSIEILKAAGERSGGSLQGVEFLLKSDFLGDPTATYSVADSIARSSDDESVPSDLKSFLREHWSESAFEKGMRESHEDFMNFMRVLKRGECAISLRDLPAPLRVAIAYMPLYRECVNAGGRLLSQRLRGQLVEAVRQLQGCDVPVVEVGETPRLMAVLEHHLTAIFC from the exons atggagaAAGAAGCAGTGTTTGATGATATCAAGTTAAGTGATGATGAGATATACTACCCTGATGAGCCTTACTGCTCTGAGAAGAATGAAGAAGGCGAGGGTGCGAGTAATGTGGTTTTTTCAAGAGAGGCGCCTCTGATAGGAAAGGATCCAGCTGGGACTAGTCCAGGCGAATGCTGTGGCTGTAGCGCAAAGAAACTAAACTTCAAAGCCAGCGAGGATCTCATCGACAAGGAAAATAATTCTCAGCAGAAAAAGCTTAGTAGACAGGAAAGAATCGAACTGGGGCGAGTCTTCCAAGGCGCTGTGGCCTCAATGGACTGGGAACGTGCAGAGAGGTTGATTCAGTTAGCTGATCCGCTGACTTTGAATGATTTTCTGTGCGTTGGTCTAGATTCTGTTTGGTTCTTGACTACAAAGCAAGAGTTTCAGGGGATTACCGGATTGATTAAGAAGATCGTATGTCATGGTGCTCATGACTTTACAAGAGCTACTCTTAGGACTTCGTTTCTAGCTTCATGTGTCTCTGCTTGCCATAGCCGGACGATGAGTCTTGCTGATAGTGTTACTGTAATGGCTCAAAG GTTGCAGGAGCGTCTCCAAGAGTGTAACGGGGACGAGATCCTGAAAGCAGAAGCTGGTGCAAAAGTTCAGAAGTTCACTGAATGGGCTCTCAAATGTATAGGTTTCCACTCCAGATGCCAAAGAGCAAGGGATAGAGTTAGCCATAGTTCACCTACTGAGATTGAACTACAGCTTTCTGCTTTCAAGATGTTTCTAGAACTAGCAGGGAACCATCTCTCAGGAAGAGATTTCACTGAGGCCTTCGATGCAGCTTGTTTCCCTCTCACTTTGTTTTCCAACTCGTTTGATCCTGGTTGGGCGTCTGGAATATCATCTACCGTCATACAAGGACTCCTCGGTATGCTTGTTGAAGGTGGTGCAGATAACGTGAATCAATGTTTCCTTGAAGCTTCACGTTTTGGTAGTACAGAACTTGTCCGCGTCTTGTTGCAT ATTGCTCAAAGGAACAGCTTAGATGTGGATGTGGACTTAGCTCTTGGTTTCGCCTCGCATTACTGTAAACTCGGGACAATGAAGTGTTTAGTGGAAGAAGGCAACGCCATTGCCTTCTTAGGTCCTCTGATGAGAGCGGCAGAGAGAGGCTGTATGCAAGTTGTTCAGTGGTTTGTGAAAAGAGGTTGTCGCGACATGGAGCTTTGTCTTGCTCTAACAGCCGCCACTTCGAGTAGCCAAGTAGAGGTCGCTGCTTATCTCCTCCCTTTTGTTCCGTCACCTGTCTTAACAGCTCTAAGCATCGAAATCCTCAAAGCGGCTGGAGAAAGAAGCGGAGGGTCTCTCCAAGGAGTGGAGTTTCTCCTCAAATCAGACTTCTTGGGAGATCCAACGGCTACATACTCAGTTGCAGACAGCATAGCGAGGTCATCAGATGATGAATCCGTTCCTTCTGATCTGAAGTCGTTTCTCAGAGAGCATTGGTCGGAATCAGCTTTTGAGAAAGGAATGAGAGAGAGCCATGAGGACTTCATGAATTTTATGAGGGTGTTGAAGAGAGGAGAATGTGCTATCTCGTTAAGAGACCTTCCTGCGCCGCTAAGAGTAGCGATTGCATACATGCCGCTGTATAGAGAGTGTGTGAATGCGGGTGGGCGGTTGCTGTCTCAGAGGCTGAGAGGACAGCTCGTTGAAGCTGTGAGACAGCTCCAAGGATGTGATGTTCCTGTTGTGGAAGTAGGCGAGACTCCTCGCCTTATGGCGGTTTTGGAGCATCACCTTACTGCTATTTTCTGTTAA